The window aagctgatcCTCCAAAAGGTTGCTGTTGTAAAACATCTTAAAACATCTCCATAATGTTGAAGGTTTTTCTGGGCCCTATTTTTCAAAACTCTTTCCAAGTGCTGACGCATATATGGTCTAATAACAGCATAATGAGAAGGGATCAGTATTCCAGCTCATATCAAGCTACTCAGTATCTGAATGAACTGCTAGCAGTACAGATTTCcagctatttattttttcataaatgagCCTAATGGAATGTGAAGATTAAACTGAGCAGAAGTTACCTGCGGGATGAACAAGCATCAGCTACAACATGGACATCAAAGCCCTTTTCAATAAGATCCAAAGTGGTACTCTGAAAAGGAAATTGGTAAAGCAGCTGGTTAAAAAACAAGGAATAGATGGAAGAGCAGTAACCAATGATTTAGTAAATGTGGACAGATCTTAATCAGAATAGAAATCACAGATTGTGAACCTTTTGACACCTTTCCCCTGTCGTATCTATCTAGTCAGCTTTATGGTGCCTTGCTTTCCCTGATATTGTCATTGTATAACAAGGTTCACGGATATAAGTGTCTGTGCTGTTCAGACTTGAATGGTAAAAATCATATAGATGGGCAGGTATGTATAGCCAAAAATAGTTTGTCCTGGAGGCCCAATGGGAAATGATAAATCTGACCAAAGTGAACGGCTATCTTAGGCAGTTGTCACATTTCTCCTCATTTAAAGATATGCTCACGCTTCTTTCTCTGGTGACAACtgcaaaattatgtattttttatcacttactacctagtgacaatgatcaccagggcaaaaagaaaacaaaatctccCCAAAAGGGCCCTAACAGCAATACAAACAGACAGAAGGTCCAACTCATCCCTACTCTAtccagatacatttttaaaagttttgcctttacatttatatGAAGAACATTCTTCAAACTTTCATGgctaatattcatatatatggaCACCAAAAAATCATGTTCTCCTCTAACAgtaattttcaattaaaaataccGTAATGCAGGCCTGTGTCTCAATGCCACAGAGGATAACAGAACGTCGCTCAGGAAAGGACTGGAGCTCCTTTTCCACTTCTGGAATCAACATGGTAAAGCAAGTTTTAGAGTATTTCTTGATGCCATCAGCTCCAAGTTCTGGTACGGTGGGACCAAGTCCTTTAGGGTACTGTTCAGTCACTATTACTGGTATGTCCAAAATCTTCCCAGCctatagataaataaatgatagtATATTCAATCTATTTAACATAAAACCTGGTGATCCCACCATAAAAGTTGTTGTTTGGGTACTTTCTGTTGTGGGGTGACAATTGTTTCCCAAGAGCACTTCTGCATTGGCAACCTGTCAAGACTACAAGAGCCCATGCTGACACACAAGAAAAGACCACCattcatttatttacacatatcaGAATGCATAAGCAATGATATGTAGATAACACAGGAGCTAGATGGAAAGTTGAAAACGGTATAATATAGTGTGCTTATCAAATGAAATGTCATCCAGTAAGAAATAAGATCTAACTTAAGACAGACATTTGCATGTGGTTAGCTTGGAGCACTTACTACAATcaagtaaatgttttatgtaaaagtatAATAATTAAACATCTGACTGCACTATATATAATGATAACAAGGGGTCCTAAGAAAGGTTCTTTAAAACAGGTCAAGTAACAGGGATGTTATAATACATACATCTTCACCGGGTTTTAAAGCCCTGAAAGTTCAGTATAAAAAGCATTCAGCTGCCATTACCTGGAAATCACCAGATTTTTCTATCCTATGAACACAAAATGATGATCACCCCTCAGTGCTGATGATCACCCCTGGGCAAAGAGGGCAATACAATTTTACTTTGGTCTTACATCTCTACAAAACCTATGCCACCCTACCTTGGCAGAGCACATTTACCAGCCAGGTGCCCCAATGGCTATCCTCCCTGAAGTTTTGCGCATTTCTAACCAGTGCCTGAGGAAACAGAAATGGGGAACAAAAGTGCAATTGCTGCCTATAGTTGTCAATCAGGTGCCACCTTTTATCCTTTTGAGGGTTGAAGTAAGGGATCTAATTAGGGACTGTgtgcagcaactttttttttttttatacattttctttcttataaaacctttcatatacaaaaaaaaaacttgcaacagAAATTTTATCCTAACAATTGAAATTGATAATTCCACTAATAGCTAAAAGTCATTCATATTTGTAGAAGTCATTATGAGTGATTGCTGCTATGCTAACACATTAAAACTGCTTAGTAAACTAATACAATCTGGACATTGGtctatattaaagaaatatgaaatactatgatagggacattagatttttgaGTTTTctctgagtactccggtttcctcccactttccaaaaacatgcaattgggttaattttgcttccccccaaaaaattgaccttagactttaataaagacatattgttggtagggacatgactatgtactttgtaaagcgctgtctattatgttggcactatataaatactgtgtaataataataaaaaaagggataATGAAAATCTTATCAGAACACTTTTTAACCAATGTGTTACACAAAATTGACACCAAGTGGCCAAAAGGTAGAATGcagctaaaattaattttagtacaGATTTAGTTCATTTTGCAAAGGAGAACTGACAACTTCATACTATGTTTTGCTTTAACATTCATGTTTCCTGAATTTTTAGGGCTACAAcctgaaattaaaatatgttttaaaagtaaagtgATGAATATAATCTacaattaacaattaaaaaaaactattaaagacCTTTTTTACATAGGTAAATTAGCACTGGTGACAACCAATTACCCTCAGAAGTCATATTATTATTTCAACAAAGAATTTACTGATTCCAAAAAGCTTGCAGATGTCACCCTTGTATGGACAGGGGTTTAACTATTCCCCACTCAATCCAAATCAAGTAAAAAGTTTGGCTATATTCCAACTTTAACTTATGAGTCACAAATTTTTTCACATTCAAAcgctaaatttttttattattattacacagtatttatatagcgttatcatattacccagcactgtacaaaagatgtttttgggatgtgggaggaaacccatgcaaacacagggagaaccttcaaactaaatgcagatagtgtcctggacgagatttgaacatgggacctagcgctgcgaagggcagagtgctaaccactgagccactgtgctggccACAGTGCTCCTGGGTCATTCCATTTGAGTTTTAGTTTGTCACATTACAGTTATAAccaatgaaaaacattgtactaagatgtaaaaatgtgaatttattatttattggtcATTTTCATTAACATACAAGCataaaacatctgtttaaaaaacatattgctgACCAGGTAAAAAAGTAATTGACAGTAAATATCTATCAGCATGTCCAACTCCAGTCAGTGAAAGCCCAAATCCACACATATGCATTTTCCTACTTAACTGACAGCTGTGgataagaaagaaaatgaaaactacagtatgtagaaaatgtttcaaaatcaTGGACTGTGTTGCCCTCCAGGGTTGAAGTTGGACCCCCTGTCCAGTAACAGCCATTACATGACAATGCTGTTCACAACCACAGGCTTGGAAATCCAAATTTCCTAGCAGGCCAAGTAGTGAGGTTCCTGTGTAATCACACAGCTGATTGCATCCAACAAATATCCTGATACATTTATCATATTGTATCATTTTCCTACCTGGAGCAGCCTAGAAGCCACAGACACAATCTGAGGGAAGAAAGTAATATTAGGTCTGAACTTTTCCTGCATGTCACATAAAAACAGGACACTGGACTTCTGGCTCAGCCTTCCCAAGCGCGTTAACGACATCTCGGCTTTCTAATAAGAGAAAAAGAGCAAATAAGCAAATATTAAGatgaa of the Pyxicephalus adspersus chromosome 11, UCB_Pads_2.0, whole genome shotgun sequence genome contains:
- the ISOC2 gene encoding isochorismatase domain-containing protein 2 codes for the protein MSLTRLGRLSQKSSVLFLCDMQEKFRPNITFFPQIVSVASRLLQAGKILDIPVIVTEQYPKGLGPTVPELGADGIKKYSKTCFTMLIPEVEKELQSFPERRSVILCGIETQACITSTTLDLIEKGFDVHVVADACSSRSQVDRLFALSRLKQSGAFLTTSEGVILQLLQDASHPKFKQVQKLIIEPAADSGLLSFF